The genomic segment TCTTCCTTGCTGGTCTTTAAAATCTTTTTTACTTCCTCTCCTTTTTTTCTGATGATTCTCAACACCTCCTCGAAGCTGAAGTTTACCCTTCCCTTTCCTACGAGAAAGCCTCTCTCGTCGTAGAGAACCACCACATCTCCCCTCTGAAAGGCACCTTCTACTTTCCTTATGCCGGCAGGAAGAAGGCTTTTTCCCTGCTTTATGGCTCTGTATGCCCCTTCATCTATGTATATGGCACCTTTTGGTTCTTCAAGCATGGCGAGGGCTTTTTTACCCTCTTTAAGAGGTTTTGGAGATGGCCTGAAATAGGTGCCAGCAGTCCTTCCTTCCATAATCTGAAGGAGGCTGTCATTCTTGCCAGTTATCACCACCGGAATACCAAGCCTGATGGCTATGCGTGAGGCAGTTATCTTGCTCAGCATACCGCCAGTGCCAAACTGGGAGTTTACACCCTTTACAAGATGGAGAACACCATCCACATCCTCCACCAGAGGCACAACCCTGCCCTCTTCATCCAAGAGCCCACCTGCAGTGGAAAAGACCACTATAAGGTCGGCCTTCATCATGTAAGCGGTGTGAACTGCAAGAAAGTCGTTATCTCCAAAAAGAAGCTCAGATATGGCTACCGTGTCGTTTTCGTTTATTATGGGCACTATACCAAGAGAAAGCATACTGCTGAGGGCGTTTTTTGCGTTCTGAAACTTTTCTCTATCCTTGAAAATATCTGCAGTGAGAAGAGCCTGACCTACTGTCAGTCCATAGTTGGAAAAGACCATATCGTAAAGGTGCATAAGGTATGCCTGGCCAACGCCCGCCACTGCCTGCTTTATGCTGAGTTCTCCCGGCCTTTCGCCCAGGCCGAGCTTTTTTACTCCACAGAGAACTGCCCCAGATGAGACTATTAGAGCCCTGTGATTTTTTTCTCTCAGTTTCTTTACCTCCCCTGCAAGCCTTGAGAGAAAGCTCAGGTCTATGTCCCCCTCCTCTGTCTGTATGAGGTTTGAACCAATCTTCACCACAAGAAGCATGGGGATTATATTTTAAAACATGCTGATAATAGCCGGCCCGTGCGTCATAGAGGAAGAGAAGGTGGTCATGCAGACCGCAGAGCATATTAAAAGGCTCTCAGAAGAGTTTACAGACTTTGACTTTGTCTTCAAGTCCTCCTTTGACAAGGCCAACAGAAGCTCTCACAGGTCCTTCAGAGGTCCGGGACTTGAGGAGGGTCTTAGGGTCCTTCAGAAAGTGAAGGAAGAGTTTGAGCTCAGGATTACAACCGATGTGCATGAGACTTGGCAGGTCCAGCCTGCCTCTGAGGTGGTGGATATGCTGCAGATTCCTGCCTTTCTCTGCAGGCAGACGGACCTTCTTTTAGAGGCGGGAAAGAGCGGAAAGCCAGTAAACGTGAAAAAGGGGCAGTTTCTCGCACCCTGGGATGCAAAGAACATAGTGGAAAAACTACGCTTTGCAGGGGCTGTGGATTACTACATAACGGAGAGAGGGGCGAGTTTTGGATACAACAACCTGGTGGTAGACTTCAGAAGCCTTGTAATAATGAGGGAGTTTACAAAGGTGATATTTGATGCCACACACAGCGTTCAGCTTCCGGGTGGAGCTGGAGACAGGTCTGCAGGTCAGAGGGAGTTTGTGCTTCCGCTTGTCCGTGCTGCTGTGGCGGTGGGAGTGGATGGCCTTTTTATGGAAACCCACCCGGACCCCGACAGGGCTCTCTCTGACGGACCCAACATGGTCCCTCTCTCCCGGCTTGGAGAAATCCTTGAAACAGTTCAGCGCATCCTCAGTGCAGTTCCCTCCACCTCAAGAGGGTAAGCGTTGCTGAAACAGGCATCGCAGAAATCCTGAGGACTGTCCACCACAGA from the Aquificaceae bacterium genome contains:
- the kdsA gene encoding 3-deoxy-8-phosphooctulonate synthase, which translates into the protein MLIIAGPCVIEEEKVVMQTAEHIKRLSEEFTDFDFVFKSSFDKANRSSHRSFRGPGLEEGLRVLQKVKEEFELRITTDVHETWQVQPASEVVDMLQIPAFLCRQTDLLLEAGKSGKPVNVKKGQFLAPWDAKNIVEKLRFAGAVDYYITERGASFGYNNLVVDFRSLVIMREFTKVIFDATHSVQLPGGAGDRSAGQREFVLPLVRAAVAVGVDGLFMETHPDPDRALSDGPNMVPLSRLGEILETVQRILSAVPSTSRG
- the proB gene encoding glutamate 5-kinase, which codes for MLLVVKIGSNLIQTEEGDIDLSFLSRLAGEVKKLREKNHRALIVSSGAVLCGVKKLGLGERPGELSIKQAVAGVGQAYLMHLYDMVFSNYGLTVGQALLTADIFKDREKFQNAKNALSSMLSLGIVPIINENDTVAISELLFGDNDFLAVHTAYMMKADLIVVFSTAGGLLDEEGRVVPLVEDVDGVLHLVKGVNSQFGTGGMLSKITASRIAIRLGIPVVITGKNDSLLQIMEGRTAGTYFRPSPKPLKEGKKALAMLEEPKGAIYIDEGAYRAIKQGKSLLPAGIRKVEGAFQRGDVVVLYDERGFLVGKGRVNFSFEEVLRIIRKKGEEVKKILKTSKEEVMHIDNMVVF